In the Dama dama isolate Ldn47 chromosome 13, ASM3311817v1, whole genome shotgun sequence genome, one interval contains:
- the LOC133068205 gene encoding interferon alpha-inducible protein 27-like protein 2, protein MSAKAIESGEGGALDALLPELLSEEEEEPSQSSNQASDGSSLWKPPQRPHQGAHGSGSYPRDPPQSEDSNFYHYAGMTAAAVIGGVMAVRAVPELLDTMGFTRTGISRSSVAANMMSSTARANGGRVPSGSLVSNLQSKGATGLSTPSNILLGSAGALLGALLWNSSSSSRRTQY, encoded by the exons ATGTCAGCTAAAGCCATAGAGAGCGGGGAAGGCGGTGCCTTGGATGCCCTCCTGCCAGAATTGCTGTCGGAAG AGGAAGAAGAACCTTCCCAGTCAAGCAATCAGGCCTCTGATGGCTCTTCTCTTTGGAAGCCACCACAGAGGCCACATCAGGGTGCACATGGCTCTGGCTCCTACCCCAGAGATCCACCCCAGTCGGAAGACAGCAATTTCTACCATTATGCAG GCATGACTGCGGCTGCTGTGATTGGAGGAG TCATGGCCGTGAGGGCTGTGCCTGAGTTGCTGGACACCATGGGCTTCACCAGAACAGGAATCTCTCGCTCCTCCGTCGCGGCCAATATGATGTCATCAACTGCCAGAGCCAATGGCGGCAGAGTTCCCTCTGGCAGCCTGGTCTCCAATCTCCAGTCCAAGG GGGCAACTGGACTCTCCACACCATCCAACATCCTCCTGGGATCTGCTGGGGCACTTCTGGGGGCCTTGCTGTGGAattcctccagctcctccagGAGGACCCAGTACTGA
- the LOC133068207 gene encoding interferon alpha-inducible protein 27, mitochondrial-like isoform X1, producing MEFTKVAFLASKLASKILSAGSLAKVGGAASSSILAGLPSLGLTLPSSAALAGATSTLGSLVGTLKGSFLLGSPAAALGTLPVGAKAAVAVVGGASTVAAVPAVLSAVGFTSAGITASSLAAKMMSISAIANGGGVAAGSLVATLQSVGASGLCMSSKLLLGIAGSTLASKLVGL from the exons ATGGAATTCACCAAGGTTGCCTTCTTAGCCTCTAAGCTGGCTTCCAAGATACTGTCTGCAGGGAGCCTGGCCAAAGTGGGTGGGGCGGCCTCCAGCAGCATCTTGGCAGGACTTCCTTCCCTGG GGCTCACTCTGCCATCCAGTGCTGCCCTGGCGGGGGCCACGTCTACCCTGGGATCCTTGGTGGGGACGCTGAAAGGCTCCTTCCTGCTTGGATCCCCTGCTGCGGCCCTGGGCACTTTGCCAGTAGGAG CCAAGGCTGCTGTAGCTGTGGTGGGCGGAG CTTCCACCGTGGCGGCTGTGCCCGCGGTGCTGAGTGCGGTGGGCTTCACCAGTGCAGGAATCACCGCCTCCTCCCTAGCGGCCAAGATGATGTCAATATCTGCCATTGCCAATGGGGGCGGAGTGGCCGCCGGCAGCCTGGTGGCCACCCTCCAGTCTGTGG GAGCAAGTGGACTCTGCATGTCATCCAAACTCCTGCTGGGCATCGCTGGGTCCACCCTCGCGTCCAAACTGGTGGGCCTGTAA
- the LOC133068207 gene encoding interferon alpha-inducible protein 27-like protein 2A isoform X2: MEFTKVAFLASKLASKILSAGSLAKVGGAASSSILAGLPSLGLTLPSSAALAGATSTLGSLVGTLKGSFLLGSPAAALGTLPVGASTVAAVPAVLSAVGFTSAGITASSLAAKMMSISAIANGGGVAAGSLVATLQSVGASGLCMSSKLLLGIAGSTLASKLVGL; the protein is encoded by the exons ATGGAATTCACCAAGGTTGCCTTCTTAGCCTCTAAGCTGGCTTCCAAGATACTGTCTGCAGGGAGCCTGGCCAAAGTGGGTGGGGCGGCCTCCAGCAGCATCTTGGCAGGACTTCCTTCCCTGG GGCTCACTCTGCCATCCAGTGCTGCCCTGGCGGGGGCCACGTCTACCCTGGGATCCTTGGTGGGGACGCTGAAAGGCTCCTTCCTGCTTGGATCCCCTGCTGCGGCCCTGGGCACTTTGCCAGTAGGAG CTTCCACCGTGGCGGCTGTGCCCGCGGTGCTGAGTGCGGTGGGCTTCACCAGTGCAGGAATCACCGCCTCCTCCCTAGCGGCCAAGATGATGTCAATATCTGCCATTGCCAATGGGGGCGGAGTGGCCGCCGGCAGCCTGGTGGCCACCCTCCAGTCTGTGG GAGCAAGTGGACTCTGCATGTCATCCAAACTCCTGCTGGGCATCGCTGGGTCCACCCTCGCGTCCAAACTGGTGGGCCTGTAA